Below is a window of Candidatus Rickettsiella isopodorum DNA.
ATCTGCTTTTTGAATTTCAGATAAGCCTATTTTATCCTTATCTTGTTGTTTCCGTTGCCTAAAAATATCTTGTTCTAAACGTTGATATTCTTGATTAAGCGCTCCCTGTGGTAATTGATTAATAGCGTGTAGGGTAACCAATTTATCTATAGCCTGAGTTTTTAATTTTTCACGCAACTTTCTATCTAATTCTATCTGCATATGTTCTTTAACTTGACTTTTTAGGGCTTCGATAGTTCCTTCTTTAATATCAAGCTTTTTTGCAAAAGCATTATCTAATTTGGGTAGTTTAGCTTTAGCGACCTTTTTTACTTTTATTGTTGCCGAGTAAACTTGTTCAGATCCACGCTCTTTCGGGAGTGAAATCGATAAAATGTCCCCCGCTACACTCGATAGAAGTACTGAAAATCCCTCAGGAATTTTATCTTCCTCGAGAACCCATTGTAAATCTCTACGTGTTTTTTCTTCTGCATCAGGAAAAACCATATCAAAACTAATCTGATCCCCGTAAGAAGCTTTATCAGGTACTTCAACCCACTCAGCATATTGCTTACGCATTTGCTCTAATACCTTATCAATATCTTCTGCGGTTATATTAACTTGAAGTCTTTCTAAACTAACACCTTTTAATGTAGGCACTTCTACCTGCGGATAAACTTCAAAACTAGCTGTATAAGTAAGATCTGTACCCGGCTCCGCTTTTATGGAGTCAATATGGGGCTGACCTACTGGATTTAAAGTTTTTTGCTCTAAAGCATTGGATAAACTCATTTGTAAAGACTTTTCTATGACCTCTTGCCATATGCTAGTTCCATAGAGCTTCTCAATATGGCTAGCTGGCACTTTTCCGGGTCGGAATCCATCTAAACGAGTCTTCTTTGCCAATTCAAGAAGGTGTCGCTTCTTTCTCTCTTCTAACTGGCTAATAGGCACTATGACCTTTAGACGTCGAGTAAAGTCATCGACACTTTCTACCGAAACTTGTATTTCATTCATAAATTTTAAGGCTCTTATCGTTGTAAAAATCCTTGGGCAATGCTGGTGCGAAAGGAGAGACTCGAACTCTCAAGGGTTTAAACCCACTGGAACCTAAATCCAGCGCGTCTACCAATTTCGCCACTTTCGCAAAGGTCGTTAATTATACAGGTATCTTATCATGAAAAAAATCAATCTAGTGAATTTGTCAGCCAACTAGCTGCTTGCTTGGCAAAATAGGTCAAAATACCATCAGCTCCAGCCCGTTTCATAGCCAATAAGCCTTCCAAAATACTTTCACGCTCATTTAAATAGCCCTGCATAATAGCTACTTTTTGCATCGCATATTCGCCGCTTACTTGGTAAATAAAAGTAGGTATACCGAATTGTTGCTTAATACGATAAAGAATATCCAAATAGGGCATTCCTGGCTTTACCATGACTATATCTGCTCCTTCAGCAAGATCCAATGCTACCTCTTGTAAAGCCTCATTACTATTGGCTGGATCCATTTGGTAGGTTTTTTTATCCCCTCCATTTAACTGCCCAGAAGTTCCTATTGCATCACGAAAAGGTCCGTAAAAATGGGAGGCGTATTTGGCGGAGTAGGCAATGATTTGGGTATTTGTATAACGCTTCTCCTCTAAAGATTTACGAATCCAACCAATTCGACCATCCATCATATCAGAAGGAGCTAAAGCATCCACACCCGCTTGTGCATAACAAAGCGCTTGTTTAACCAAAATTTCTATCGACTCATCATTTAAAATAACTCCCTGTTTAGATAAAAGACCATCATGACCATGTGTTGTATAAGGGTCAAGAGCAATATCTGTGATTATTCCCATTTCTGGAAAATTTTTTTTTAATTCCCTTGCTGCATGGGGAATTAAACCTTCTGGATTATAGGCTTGACAAGCATTCCAGCTTTTATCTTTTATAGGTATAACTGGAAATAGCGCAATAGCAGGAATTCGCAACTGTTGTAAAACAGCCACTTCATCCAACAAATAGTCTAAAGAAAATCGCTCTATCCCAGGCATAGTGGCTATCTTCTGTCTTTTATTATCCCCCGGAAGCAAAAATACTGGATAAATTAAATCATCACAGCTCAGTCTAGTTTCACGCATTAAGCGCCGACTAAATCGATTTTCTCTTAAACGACGTAATCGCGTATGAGGAAACTGGCGCATAGAGTACCCCTTTAACTTATTCTATGTTTTGGAGTACTTTAACTTATAAAATCACATATACAAACAATACTTCACGCTATACTTGTATTGTTTGTTTTATTTTTGTTAGAATCACCGCCTCTACTCATAAAGTAGCTAATTGCATTTTTAGAGAGCTTCGGAGCTTCCCAGTTATGAAAACATTGATGGCCAAACCTGGCCTTATTGAACAAAAATGGCTTTTGATTGATGCCTCAGGAAAAACCTTAGGTCATCTGGCTACTAGAATAGCTCATATTCTACGGGGAAAGCATAAGCCAGAATTCACGCCTCACGTTGATACTGGGGATTATATCGTCGTTATTAATGCAGAAAAAGTAACTGTAACGGGCGCAAAAGCTAAAAATAAATTATATGAGCGCTATACAGGTTATCCTGGCGGGTTAAAATCCATTACTTTTGAAAAGTTACAAAAAAGTTTTCCTACTCGAATTATTGAAAAAGCTGTTAAGGGCATGCTACCTAAAAATCCTTTAGGTTATGCCATGATAAGTAAGCTAAAAGTCTATGCTGGCTCTATACATCCTCATAGCGCTCAAAACCCTGAACCAATTAGTATTGATAGGTTATAAATTATGGCACTAGAACAGAATTATGGTACGGGTCGTCGCAAAACAGCGACTGCTCGAGTATTCCTCAGAAAAGGAACTGGTATTATCAAAGTAAATGGTCGTACTTTAGAAAATTATTTTGGCCGTGAAACCGCTCAGATGGTTGTTAATCAACCTCTAGAAGTTGTTGACCAGATGGGTAGATTTGATATCACAGTGACAGTTTCTGGCGGGGGAAGCAGTGGTCAAGCTGGCGCAGTTCGACATGGGATCAGCCGAGCTCTAATCAATTATGATGAAGTAACTACAACCGATATTAACGATGGCGATACTCATAGCGGTGAAGCTAGTAATGATAGGTCATTTCGTCGATTATTGCGGCACGCTGGCTTAGTTACTCGCGACGCAAGAAAAGTTGAGCGGAAAAAAGTAGGTCGACACAAAGCCCGTAAAGGAACTCAATATTCAAAACGATAATCATCGTATTATTTATTGGAATGTTTTGGACCTAAGTGTATTTATAAATAATTATATATTTTTCAACGACGAAAGAAATGGAAGAAGATCGTCGCCAATTACTAGTTATTATAATAGCTATCATGGCTGGATTTGGTATAGCTACTGCTAGCAGTATCCCATTTTTAGCATCATTACAGCCAAGCGCAGAAACTCTCGTAGCTACTGCTTCTATTGAAGTTGATTTAAGTCATTTAGCGCCAGGGGAATCCATGGTGGTTGCTTGGCAAAATAAGCCTATTTGGATAATCCGACGAACCCAAGCGATGTTAGATAATCTTCTGAACATTCACCCCTTATTACGCGACCCAGATTCTTTAACTGAACAGCAGCCTTCTTACGCGCGTAATGAATACCGTTCACTTAATCCAGAATATTTAATACTTATCGGCTTATGTACACATTTAGGATGTTCCCCACAATTTAAACCCAAGCAAGGAGAATTAAATCGCAAATGGCCTGGAGGACTCTATTGTCCATGTCATGGCTCTAAGTTTGATCTTGCTGGGCGGGTTATGAAAAATGTTCCTGCTCCAACTAATCTCAAAATTCCTCCTTATCGGTTTACAAATGAACATACTGTTGTCATAGGTGAAAACCCAAGGTTAGTATAAATGCAAATATCACTATACTTGCAGCAATTGAATTTTTGACAATACGCAAGTTAAGCAAGGAGTGCATATAACCATGGGGATTACGAGTTGAACGGAAACACAGACAAAAATTCCCGTAAAAACAGTATATTCAATTGGTTATCCGAACGTTTACCAATTAATGAGTATATTCACCAACATTTAACACAATATTATCTACCTAAAAATCTTAATTTTTGGTATTTCTTTGGTTCTTTAAGTCTATTTACTTTTTTTTTACAAATTTTAACGGGTATATGGCTAACCCTATTTTATACCCCTACACCTGCAGAGGCATTTAATTCCATCGAAATAATGATGCGAGAAGTACCTTATGGGTGGCTATTACGCTATCTACATTCTACTGGTGCTTCAGTTTTTTTTATCCTAATTTACGCACACATTTTTCGAAGCCTTTTATATGGATCCTATAAAAAACCTAGGGAGTTGGTTTGGTTGTTAGGCGTATGCCTTTACATTATTTTGTTACTCGAAGCATTTCTCGGATATTTACTTCCTTGGGGGCAAACATCCTATTGGGCAAGCCAAATTGGCACTTCATTGCTCGAATCAATTCCTAAGGTTGGCGAAACGCTAACACTTTGGATTCGCGGTAATACGATCGTATCAGAAGAAACTTTACATCGTTTTTTTGCACTCCATGTGATAGCTATGCCTTTATCATTGGTATTTTTAATTCGACTACACCTTATTGCTTTACATAAAGTTGGCTGTAATAATCCAGAAGGAATTTCTATATCAACAAAATCAATCTTACCTAATAAAACATTCTCTAGAGTCCCTTTTCACCCTTATTACACGGTCAAAGAATTGTATGCTTTACTAATTTTTTTGTTTATTTTTTCCATTATTGTATTTTTTGTTCCTGAAATGAATGGATATTTCCTTGAAGCAAATAATTTCATTCCAGCAGACCCTTTATTAACTCCTAGCCATATTAAACCACTATGGTATTTAGCACCTTTTTATGGTGTGTTATGTGTTATTCCTAATAAATCATTAGGTATTTTAATTATGGGGGCTTTTCTTTTCATGCTATTTATGTTGCCCTGGCTCGATCGCAGCCCAGTTCGATCGATGCGATATCGTGGTTGTTATTCTCGCTTCGCTTTAGCAATTTTTATACTCAGTTTTGGTTTACTTACCTATATGAGTACAACCCTACTGACACCAGATAAGACACTTTTTATACAGATCTTACTGCTCAACTATTTTCTTTTTTTTTTACTGATGCCCTTCTATACAAAATATGAAAAAAATAAACTATTACCAAGACCCCTATGCGGAAAATAATAGTTAGTGTTTTTTTTCTATTTATCTTTATATTTTTATTTTTTAGGATAGCAAATCCTTTTGAAAATAAACGAGTAAAATTCTCAATTCCACCATCTAATCTTGCTTCAGTACAACGTGGAGCAAAATATTTTATGAATTATTGTTCAGGGTGTCATTCGCTACACTATATGCGTTATAATCGACTTGGAGTTGATCTGAACATTGATGATCCATTCAATTCAGCCCCTCAACAACGGTTAAAAGATAATCTTGTTTTTACTCAGGCTAAAACTAGCGATACAATAAAATCAAGCTTACATAAAAAAGAAAGCTTATTATGGTTTGGAAAGCCTCCTCCAGACCTTTCTTTGAGTATTCGGGCAAGAAGTGCTGATTGGGTGTATAATTACTTACTTAGCTTTTACTTGGATGATACGAGGCCTTTTGGAGTTAACAATAGTTTCATTAAAAACACCGCGATGCCGGATCCATTAGCGATAATACGTATGGATACCAATACCTATCATACTAATATTAACGATAGATCATCCCTAAAAATTATCAATCGTACCTACTCACATTCTAATAAAAGTAGATTAAAAGCTCCTATGTTAGAAGGAATAGTGATTGATTTAGTGAATTTTTTAGCTTATACAGCTGAACCTACAAAAAATAATCGCCAATCATTGGGTAAAAAAGTATGCGGATTTTTGTTGTTATTAACCTATTTTGTTTATCTTTTAAAAAAGAAAATCTGGGGAAATATAGAAAAAATAAACATTTTTCATAATCCATGAAAAGTATTTTAAATTATTAATATGGAGAACCTTTTATATGGCACAACCTGCCGGTAAACGTTCAACTATGTGTTTATATGCAAATATCAATGACCCTTATAGTCATAGGGTACGTATTGTTTTGGCGGAAAAAGGGATTAGTGCGGAAATTATAGAGGTATCGCCTACAGAATTACCTGAAGGTTTGTTACAACACAACCCTTATGGTACTGTCCCTACTATTATTGATCGAGATCTCGTCCTTTACGAAACAAATATTATTACCGAATATTTGGATGAGCGTTTTCCTCA
It encodes the following:
- the rpsI gene encoding 30S ribosomal protein S9 codes for the protein MALEQNYGTGRRKTATARVFLRKGTGIIKVNGRTLENYFGRETAQMVVNQPLEVVDQMGRFDITVTVSGGGSSGQAGAVRHGISRALINYDEVTTTDINDGDTHSGEASNDRSFRRLLRHAGLVTRDARKVERKKVGRHKARKGTQYSKR
- the petA gene encoding ubiquinol-cytochrome c reductase iron-sulfur subunit gives rise to the protein MEEDRRQLLVIIIAIMAGFGIATASSIPFLASLQPSAETLVATASIEVDLSHLAPGESMVVAWQNKPIWIIRRTQAMLDNLLNIHPLLRDPDSLTEQQPSYARNEYRSLNPEYLILIGLCTHLGCSPQFKPKQGELNRKWPGGLYCPCHGSKFDLAGRVMKNVPAPTNLKIPPYRFTNEHTVVIGENPRLV
- a CDS encoding cytochrome c1; the encoded protein is MRKIIVSVFFLFIFIFLFFRIANPFENKRVKFSIPPSNLASVQRGAKYFMNYCSGCHSLHYMRYNRLGVDLNIDDPFNSAPQQRLKDNLVFTQAKTSDTIKSSLHKKESLLWFGKPPPDLSLSIRARSADWVYNYLLSFYLDDTRPFGVNNSFIKNTAMPDPLAIIRMDTNTYHTNINDRSSLKIINRTYSHSNKSRLKAPMLEGIVIDLVNFLAYTAEPTKNNRQSLGKKVCGFLLLLTYFVYLLKKKIWGNIEKINIFHNP
- a CDS encoding cytochrome b, which gives rise to MNGNTDKNSRKNSIFNWLSERLPINEYIHQHLTQYYLPKNLNFWYFFGSLSLFTFFLQILTGIWLTLFYTPTPAEAFNSIEIMMREVPYGWLLRYLHSTGASVFFILIYAHIFRSLLYGSYKKPRELVWLLGVCLYIILLLEAFLGYLLPWGQTSYWASQIGTSLLESIPKVGETLTLWIRGNTIVSEETLHRFFALHVIAMPLSLVFLIRLHLIALHKVGCNNPEGISISTKSILPNKTFSRVPFHPYYTVKELYALLIFLFIFSIIVFFVPEMNGYFLEANNFIPADPLLTPSHIKPLWYLAPFYGVLCVIPNKSLGILIMGAFLFMLFMLPWLDRSPVRSMRYRGCYSRFALAIFILSFGLLTYMSTTLLTPDKTLFIQILLLNYFLFFLLMPFYTKYEKNKLLPRPLCGK
- the tig gene encoding trigger factor gives rise to the protein MNEIQVSVESVDDFTRRLKVIVPISQLEERKKRHLLELAKKTRLDGFRPGKVPASHIEKLYGTSIWQEVIEKSLQMSLSNALEQKTLNPVGQPHIDSIKAEPGTDLTYTASFEVYPQVEVPTLKGVSLERLQVNITAEDIDKVLEQMRKQYAEWVEVPDKASYGDQISFDMVFPDAEEKTRRDLQWVLEEDKIPEGFSVLLSSVAGDILSISLPKERGSEQVYSATIKVKKVAKAKLPKLDNAFAKKLDIKEGTIEALKSQVKEHMQIELDRKLREKLKTQAIDKLVTLHAINQLPQGALNQEYQRLEQDIFRQRKQQDKDKIGLSEIQKADLMQMARRRVTLGLLFNALIEKHHLHVDELRVQQHIDKLVGAFQFDQMVRDKLYKDKNMMMNIRSSVLEEQVIDKLLEEVEYIEKATEYSEVMDLTGKNRVGESIEVRNNS
- the hemB gene encoding porphobilinogen synthase, whose translation is MRQFPHTRLRRLRENRFSRRLMRETRLSCDDLIYPVFLLPGDNKRQKIATMPGIERFSLDYLLDEVAVLQQLRIPAIALFPVIPIKDKSWNACQAYNPEGLIPHAARELKKNFPEMGIITDIALDPYTTHGHDGLLSKQGVILNDESIEILVKQALCYAQAGVDALAPSDMMDGRIGWIRKSLEEKRYTNTQIIAYSAKYASHFYGPFRDAIGTSGQLNGGDKKTYQMDPANSNEALQEVALDLAEGADIVMVKPGMPYLDILYRIKQQFGIPTFIYQVSGEYAMQKVAIMQGYLNERESILEGLLAMKRAGADGILTYFAKQAASWLTNSLD
- the rplM gene encoding 50S ribosomal protein L13, which codes for MKTLMAKPGLIEQKWLLIDASGKTLGHLATRIAHILRGKHKPEFTPHVDTGDYIVVINAEKVTVTGAKAKNKLYERYTGYPGGLKSITFEKLQKSFPTRIIEKAVKGMLPKNPLGYAMISKLKVYAGSIHPHSAQNPEPISIDRL